The following are from one region of the Silene latifolia isolate original U9 population chromosome 9, ASM4854445v1, whole genome shotgun sequence genome:
- the LOC141599398 gene encoding thioredoxin domain-containing protein 9 homolog — protein sequence MENPIQQILEQQVLTVAKAMEEKIDDEIAALDRLEDDDLEVLRERRLQQMKKMAEKRRHWMSLGHGDYSEIPAEKEFFSVVKASERVVCHFYRENWPCKVMDKHLSILAKQHIETRFVKIQAEKSPFLAEKLKIVVLPTLALIKNAKVENYVVGFDELGGKDDFSTEDLEEILGKYQVINFEGESSAKASKSKGPTRSVRQSKNADSSDSD from the exons ATGGAGAACCCTATTCAACAG ATTTTGGAGCAGCAAGTGTTGACGGTAGCGAAAGCGATGGAGGAAAAGATCGACGATGAAATAGCGGCATTAGATCGGCTTGAAGACGATGATCTGGAGGTGTTGAGAGAAAGGAGGCTTCAACAGATGAAGAAAATGGCGGAGAAGCGTAGGCATTGGATGTCGCTTGGTCATGGTGATTACTCTGAGATTCCTGCCGAAAAAGAGTTTTTCTCTGTTGTTAAAGCTAGTGAGCGTGTTGTCTGCCATTTTTACCGTGAGAATTGGCCTTGTAAG GTTATGGACAAGCACTTGAGTATTTTGGCAAAGCAGCACATAGAGACACGGTTTGTAAAAATTCAGGCTGAGAAGAGCCCATTCCTGGCTGAAAAGCTGAAGATAGTTGTGCTTCCAACTCTTGCTCTTATAAAGAATGCCAAAGTTGAAAATTATGTG gttgggtttgatgAGCTTGGCGGCAAAGACGATTTTAGCACAGAGGATCTAGAGGAGATATTAGGGAAATATCAGGTTATCAACTTTGAGGGAGAATCGTCTGCAAAAGCTTCCAAATCGAAGGGACCTACTAGAAGTGTTAGACAGAGTAAGAATGCTGATTCATCAGATTCAGATTAG